The Ensifer adhaerens genome contains a region encoding:
- a CDS encoding sensor histidine kinase: MTGVTEEGKRRASDGLAAMVDRARHRLTRPFSFYLTSLLLVAIVPAFIFSLVVLKRSVDAQEQVITSLLQASTGSVTRIVERDIEGMLTTLKVLSTSRAIEDDNLQAFYERASTALAQTDSYLIVMDRKHEQRLNTRVPFGTELGKGSDADSIERAFTNSGAPLVSNVFFGKTAGKWVFNVYLPAKLSTGEEYLLALTQNAENMAKAVNRDTLSPGWNAALVDGAGKVIISSDAAVKAGEPFFLDKVPAISIGVRNIKENGTEYRVATEFSVITGWRIIAWAPRAIVDAPAVWSFLWLSLGGIIFAGIAIAGSLAIARLLSQGVKLVAQDARRLGAGERIEPRPHMIAEVEQVSAALARAAAARTKAESEIRFLMREVAHRSKNQLTVIQSMLNQSVYSAESAADFADSFRKRIAGLARSTDLMIANAAQGVDFRELAQNQLQPFTPDDPRRVILSGPPLRLETQIAQTLGMALHELATNATKYGALANTSGVVKLSWSLEDEGIAIRWREEGADLAGKPSDPIRKGFGTLVLERMLGMALNAGLERMMHADGIEWRITVPRPAEGDDVP; encoded by the coding sequence GTGACCGGTGTGACGGAGGAAGGAAAGCGCAGGGCAAGCGATGGCCTGGCGGCGATGGTTGATCGCGCCCGTCATCGGCTGACCCGCCCGTTCAGTTTCTATCTGACGTCGCTGCTGCTGGTCGCCATCGTTCCGGCCTTCATCTTCTCGCTGGTCGTGCTGAAGCGCAGCGTCGACGCGCAGGAACAGGTCATCACCTCGCTGCTGCAGGCCTCGACCGGATCGGTGACGCGCATCGTCGAGCGCGATATCGAGGGCATGTTGACGACGCTGAAGGTGCTGTCGACCTCGCGGGCGATTGAGGACGACAATTTGCAAGCCTTCTACGAGAGAGCCTCGACGGCGCTCGCGCAGACGGATTCCTACCTGATCGTCATGGATCGCAAGCACGAGCAGCGGCTTAACACCCGCGTCCCCTTCGGCACTGAGCTTGGCAAGGGGTCGGATGCGGACTCCATCGAGCGCGCCTTCACCAATAGCGGCGCGCCGCTCGTCTCCAACGTCTTCTTCGGCAAGACCGCCGGAAAATGGGTGTTCAACGTTTATCTGCCGGCAAAACTCTCGACCGGTGAGGAGTATCTGCTGGCGTTGACGCAGAACGCCGAGAACATGGCCAAGGCCGTCAACCGCGATACGCTGTCGCCTGGTTGGAACGCGGCCCTCGTCGACGGCGCGGGAAAGGTCATCATCTCCTCGGACGCGGCGGTCAAGGCCGGGGAGCCGTTCTTCCTCGACAAGGTTCCGGCGATCAGCATCGGCGTTCGCAACATCAAGGAGAACGGCACGGAGTACCGGGTGGCGACCGAATTCTCGGTGATCACCGGCTGGCGGATCATCGCCTGGGCACCGCGGGCGATCGTCGATGCTCCGGCCGTCTGGTCGTTCCTGTGGCTTTCGCTCGGCGGCATCATCTTTGCCGGCATCGCGATCGCCGGTTCGCTGGCAATCGCGCGGCTGTTGTCGCAGGGCGTCAAGCTCGTGGCGCAGGATGCCCGCCGCCTTGGCGCCGGCGAGCGGATCGAGCCGCGCCCGCATATGATCGCCGAGGTCGAACAGGTCTCGGCAGCTCTGGCCCGTGCGGCGGCCGCGCGCACCAAGGCGGAGAGCGAAATCCGTTTCTTGATGCGCGAGGTGGCGCACCGCTCGAAGAACCAGCTGACGGTGATCCAGTCCATGCTGAACCAGTCGGTCTATTCGGCCGAGAGTGCCGCTGATTTCGCCGACAGTTTCCGCAAGCGCATCGCCGGGCTCGCCCGCTCCACCGACCTTATGATCGCCAACGCCGCCCAAGGGGTCGATTTCCGGGAACTGGCCCAGAACCAGCTTCAGCCATTCACGCCTGACGATCCGAGGCGGGTGATCCTGTCCGGCCCGCCTTTGCGGCTCGAGACCCAGATCGCCCAGACACTCGGCATGGCGCTGCACGAGCTCGCGACCAATGCGACCAAATATGGCGCGCTCGCCAACACCTCAGGCGTCGTCAAGCTGAGCTGGTCGCTGGAGGATGAGGGCATTGCCATACGCTGGCGGGAGGAGGGGGCCGATCTCGCGGGCAAGCCCTCAGATCCGATCCGCAAGGGGTTTGGCACGCTCGTGCTCGAACGCATGCTCGGCATGGCCCTGAATGCGGGGCTCGAGCGGATGATGCATGCCGACGGCATCGAGTGGCGGATCACCGTGCCGCGACCGGCCGAAGGGGATGACGTGCCATGA
- the rpsO gene encoding 30S ribosomal protein S15, which yields MSIAAERKAQLIKEFATVEGDTGSPEVQVAILTERINNLTEHFKGHKKDNHSRRGLLAMVSSRRSLLDYLKKKDEARYTKLIGALGIRR from the coding sequence ATGTCGATTGCTGCAGAGCGTAAGGCTCAGCTCATCAAGGAATTTGCAACCGTTGAAGGCGACACCGGTTCTCCGGAAGTCCAGGTTGCTATCCTGACGGAACGGATCAACAACCTGACCGAACACTTCAAGGGCCACAAGAAGGATAACCATTCCCGCCGTGGTCTGCTCGCGATGGTTTCCAGCCGTCGTTCGCTCCTCGACTATCTGAAGAAGAAAGACGAAGCGCGCTACACCAAGCTGATCGGTGCCCTGGGCATCCGTCGCTAA
- the pnp gene encoding polyribonucleotide nucleotidyltransferase, producing MFDTHKVEIEWAGRPLKLETGKIARQADGAVLATYGETVVLATVVSAKSPKPGQDFFPLTVNYQEKTYAAGKIPGGYFKREGRPSENETLVSRLIDRPIRPLFPDGYKNDTQVIVTVMQHDLENNPDVLSMVAASAALTLSGIPFMGPIGGARVGYINGQYVLNPHLDEMDESTLDLVVAGTQEAVLMVESEAKELPEDVMLGAVVFGQKGFQPVIDAIIKLAEVAAKEPREFEAEDHSALENAMLSLAEDELRNAYKITEKAARYAAVDAVKAKVKAHFLPEGIENPAHSAEEIGAVFKHLQAKIVRWNILDTKSRIDGRDLETVRPIVSEVGVLPRTHGSALFTRGETQAIVVATLGTGEDEQYVDSLTGMYKERFMLHYNFPPFSVGETGRMGSPGRREIGHGKLAWRAIRPMLPEAEQFPYTLRVVSEITESNGSSSMATVCGTSLALMDAGVPLAKPVAGIAMGLIKEDERFAVLSDILGDEDHLGDMDFKVAGTDAGITSLQMDIKIEGITEEIMGIALNQAKGGRLHILGEMAKAISESRGQLGEFAPRIEVMNIPVDKIREVIGSGGKVIREIVEKTGAKINIEDDGTVKIASSSGKEIEAARKWIHSIVAEPEVGQVYEGTVVKTADFGAFVNFFGARDGLVHISQLASERVAKTTDVVKEGDKVWVKLMGFDERGKVRLSMKVVDQATGKEIVAEKSEKKGDGEAAE from the coding sequence ATGTTCGATACCCACAAGGTTGAAATCGAATGGGCTGGGCGTCCGCTCAAGCTCGAAACCGGCAAGATCGCCCGTCAGGCTGACGGCGCCGTTCTCGCCACCTACGGCGAAACCGTCGTTCTCGCCACCGTCGTTTCGGCCAAGTCGCCGAAGCCGGGCCAGGACTTCTTCCCGCTGACCGTCAACTACCAGGAAAAGACCTACGCCGCCGGCAAGATCCCGGGTGGCTACTTCAAGCGCGAAGGTCGTCCGAGCGAAAACGAAACGCTCGTCTCGCGCCTGATCGACCGTCCGATCCGTCCGCTCTTCCCCGATGGCTACAAGAACGACACCCAGGTCATCGTCACGGTCATGCAGCATGACCTCGAAAACAACCCCGACGTCCTGTCGATGGTCGCCGCTTCTGCAGCGCTGACGCTGTCGGGCATCCCCTTCATGGGCCCGATCGGTGGCGCGCGCGTCGGCTACATCAACGGCCAGTACGTTCTGAACCCGCATCTCGACGAGATGGACGAATCGACCCTCGACCTCGTCGTCGCCGGCACCCAGGAAGCGGTGCTGATGGTCGAATCTGAAGCCAAGGAACTGCCGGAAGACGTCATGCTCGGCGCCGTCGTCTTCGGTCAGAAGGGCTTCCAGCCGGTCATCGACGCCATCATCAAGCTCGCTGAAGTCGCTGCCAAGGAGCCGCGCGAATTCGAAGCCGAAGATCATTCCGCTCTCGAAAACGCCATGCTCTCGCTTGCCGAAGACGAGCTGCGCAACGCCTACAAGATCACCGAGAAGGCTGCCCGTTACGCTGCCGTCGACGCCGTCAAGGCCAAGGTGAAGGCACACTTCCTGCCTGAGGGCATCGAGAACCCAGCCCATTCGGCCGAAGAAATCGGCGCCGTCTTCAAGCACCTGCAGGCCAAGATCGTTCGCTGGAACATCCTCGACACCAAGAGCCGCATCGACGGCCGCGATCTGGAAACCGTTCGCCCGATCGTGTCGGAAGTCGGCGTTCTGCCGCGCACCCACGGTTCGGCGCTGTTCACCCGCGGCGAAACGCAGGCGATCGTCGTTGCCACGCTCGGCACCGGCGAAGACGAACAGTACGTCGACAGCCTGACCGGCATGTACAAAGAACGCTTCATGCTGCACTACAACTTCCCGCCCTTCTCGGTCGGCGAAACCGGCCGCATGGGCTCCCCGGGCCGCCGCGAAATCGGTCACGGCAAGCTCGCCTGGCGCGCTATCCGCCCGATGCTCCCGGAAGCCGAGCAGTTCCCCTATACGCTGCGCGTCGTTTCCGAGATCACCGAGTCCAACGGCTCGTCCTCGATGGCCACCGTCTGCGGCACCTCGCTCGCTCTCATGGACGCCGGCGTTCCGCTCGCAAAGCCGGTTGCCGGTATCGCCATGGGCCTGATCAAGGAAGATGAGCGCTTCGCCGTTCTCTCCGACATTCTCGGCGACGAAGACCACCTCGGCGACATGGACTTCAAGGTTGCCGGTACCGACGCCGGCATCACCTCGCTCCAGATGGACATCAAGATCGAGGGCATCACCGAAGAGATCATGGGCATCGCGCTCAACCAGGCCAAGGGCGGCCGTCTCCACATCCTCGGCGAAATGGCCAAGGCCATTTCCGAAAGCCGTGGCCAGCTCGGCGAGTTCGCCCCGCGCATCGAAGTCATGAACATTCCGGTCGACAAGATCCGCGAAGTCATCGGTTCGGGTGGCAAGGTCATCCGCGAAATCGTCGAAAAGACCGGCGCCAAGATCAACATCGAAGACGATGGCACCGTGAAGATCGCCTCCTCGTCCGGCAAGGAAATCGAAGCGGCCCGCAAGTGGATCCACTCGATCGTTGCCGAACCGGAAGTCGGCCAGGTCTACGAAGGTACCGTTGTGAAGACCGCCGACTTCGGCGCCTTCGTCAACTTCTTCGGTGCCCGTGACGGTCTCGTCCACATCTCGCAGCTCGCCTCCGAGCGCGTCGCCAAGACGACCGACGTCGTCAAGGAAGGCGACAAGGTCTGGGTCAAGCTCATGGGCTTCGACGAGCGCGGCAAGGTTCGCCTGTCGATGAAGGTCGTCGACCAAGCCACCGGCAAGGAAATCGTTGCCGAAAAGTCTGAAAAGAAGGGCGACGGCGAAGCCGCTGAATAA
- a CDS encoding class I SAM-dependent methyltransferase — protein MSRDSLKTLFYPFDSGVIDPPGESERVLFLGAEAGYRLPQGFEASISAVQPLRPLYRALEAARADVAPEITGEDYDVTLILCGKHKGENEDRIAEALKRTREGGLIVVAGGKEDGIQSLKKRIAKFEWDGDHLPKYHGVAFWFTRPEDVTDAVQKLAKVPVRVDGLFEASPGMFSHDRIDAGSELLASRLPNDFHGHAADFGAGWGYLAAKLAEASPGTKGVDLFEADHEALEAARVNMMANAPRMPARFYWFDLTSEEPRDKYDLIVMNPPFHEGHAAEPSLGVAIIKTALKALKQGGKLMMVANRGLPYEQVLAENSKEYGETCRNARFKVLWAKR, from the coding sequence ATGAGCCGAGATTCGTTGAAGACCCTGTTTTACCCGTTCGACAGCGGCGTGATCGACCCGCCGGGCGAGAGCGAGCGCGTGCTGTTCCTCGGCGCCGAGGCGGGCTACAGGCTGCCGCAGGGCTTCGAGGCGTCGATCTCGGCGGTGCAGCCGCTGCGGCCGCTCTATCGCGCCCTGGAAGCCGCCCGCGCCGACGTGGCGCCTGAAATCACCGGCGAGGACTACGACGTCACGCTGATCCTCTGCGGCAAGCACAAGGGCGAGAACGAAGACCGGATCGCCGAGGCGCTGAAGCGCACGCGCGAGGGCGGTCTGATCGTCGTTGCCGGCGGCAAGGAAGACGGCATCCAGTCGCTGAAGAAGCGCATCGCCAAGTTCGAATGGGACGGCGACCATCTGCCGAAGTATCACGGCGTCGCCTTCTGGTTCACCCGCCCGGAAGATGTCACCGACGCAGTGCAAAAGCTTGCCAAGGTGCCGGTACGCGTCGACGGTCTGTTCGAGGCGTCGCCCGGCATGTTCTCGCACGACCGCATCGATGCCGGCTCCGAGCTGCTGGCGTCGCGTCTGCCGAACGATTTCCATGGCCACGCCGCCGATTTCGGCGCTGGCTGGGGCTATCTCGCAGCCAAGCTTGCTGAAGCGTCACCGGGCACCAAGGGGGTCGATCTCTTCGAGGCCGATCACGAGGCGCTCGAGGCGGCCCGCGTCAACATGATGGCAAACGCGCCTCGCATGCCGGCCCGTTTCTACTGGTTCGACTTGACGAGCGAAGAGCCGCGCGACAAGTACGACCTCATCGTCATGAACCCGCCCTTCCATGAAGGCCACGCGGCTGAGCCGTCGCTCGGCGTCGCCATCATCAAGACGGCGCTGAAGGCGCTGAAGCAGGGTGGCAAGCTGATGATGGTCGCCAATCGTGGCCTTCCCTACGAGCAGGTGCTGGCGGAAAATTCCAAGGAATATGGCGAGACCTGCCGCAACGCCCGATTCAAGGTGCTCTGGGCCAAGCGCTGA
- a CDS encoding MFS transporter, with protein MTSDQRPPPAPTLGEVITTFREDQAPWAAMAGIIATVTVFAVAQGLTYPLLSFILERQRTAPALIGLSAAMTPLGFILSAPLIPMLSRRLGGARHAILCSVLAASTLAAIAWTDDVWAWMPLRFLLGVFANPLSVISETWLVAITPASRRGRIMGLYSSVVSAGFAIGPLSLGMVGTAGWSPFLIGIVAFVACGLILLALVSRLPEMPQDGEATSVAGFFALAPLLLFAVATAAAFEQTLLSLLAVYGAALGSNEERVAPLITCFIAGNASLQILLGRLSERRGSRQTMLFCVLSSLAGCLLLPWLFENWLIWPLVFVWGGVTFGIYTLSLIQLGERFSGLTLIAGNAAFAFAWGLGGMVGSPATGLVMQVTGHHGLPLSLGLLCAVLAGVLVVARRRG; from the coding sequence ATGACATCGGACCAGCGACCGCCACCGGCGCCGACCCTTGGCGAGGTGATCACGACGTTCCGCGAGGATCAAGCCCCCTGGGCGGCGATGGCGGGTATCATCGCCACCGTTACCGTCTTTGCGGTGGCGCAAGGGCTCACCTATCCGCTGCTCAGCTTCATCCTGGAGCGGCAGCGAACCGCACCCGCCCTGATCGGCCTGTCGGCGGCCATGACGCCGCTGGGGTTCATCCTGTCGGCGCCTCTGATCCCGATGCTTTCGCGGCGGCTGGGCGGTGCCCGGCACGCGATCCTCTGTTCGGTGCTGGCCGCCAGCACGCTTGCCGCCATTGCGTGGACTGACGACGTCTGGGCCTGGATGCCGCTTCGCTTTCTGCTGGGCGTCTTCGCCAATCCGCTTTCCGTGATCAGCGAGACCTGGCTGGTGGCCATTACGCCCGCGTCCCGCCGGGGCCGCATCATGGGTCTCTATTCCTCCGTCGTTTCAGCCGGTTTCGCCATAGGGCCGCTGTCGCTCGGGATGGTCGGAACGGCGGGCTGGTCGCCGTTCCTGATCGGCATCGTGGCCTTTGTCGCCTGCGGCCTGATCTTGCTTGCCCTGGTGTCGCGCCTGCCGGAGATGCCGCAGGATGGGGAAGCAACGTCCGTCGCCGGGTTTTTCGCGCTAGCGCCTTTGTTGCTGTTTGCAGTCGCAACGGCTGCGGCCTTCGAGCAGACCCTGCTTTCGCTGCTTGCGGTCTATGGCGCAGCGCTTGGCAGCAATGAGGAGCGCGTCGCGCCGCTCATCACCTGCTTCATTGCCGGCAACGCGTCGTTGCAGATCCTGCTCGGGCGCCTCTCCGAACGCAGGGGATCGAGGCAGACGATGCTGTTCTGCGTGCTTTCCTCCCTGGCCGGCTGCCTGCTGCTGCCATGGCTGTTCGAAAACTGGCTCATCTGGCCGCTTGTTTTCGTCTGGGGCGGGGTGACGTTCGGGATCTATACCCTGTCGCTGATCCAGCTCGGCGAGCGATTCAGCGGCCTGACCCTGATCGCCGGCAACGCCGCCTTTGCCTTCGCCTGGGGCCTCGGCGGCATGGTTGGCTCGCCAGCAACGGGCCTTGTCATGCAAGTGACGGGACACCACGGGTTGCCGTTGTCACTCGGCCTGCTCTGCGCCGTCCTTGCGGGGGTATTGGTCGTTGCGAGAAGGCGCGGTTGA
- a CDS encoding DUF1127 domain-containing protein, whose product MNNAPFSPIASPQAAAPEAPRSPTLSHSPVETLKRMVAAWRERNQFHLELDRKLKGDPHLIDDIGLTRRQVEEELARPFWQVL is encoded by the coding sequence ATGAACAACGCCCCCTTTTCTCCCATTGCATCGCCTCAGGCCGCGGCGCCTGAGGCGCCGAGGAGCCCGACGCTTTCGCATTCCCCTGTCGAGACGCTGAAACGGATGGTCGCCGCCTGGCGTGAACGGAACCAATTTCACCTAGAACTCGATCGAAAGCTCAAGGGCGATCCGCATCTGATCGACGATATCGGCCTGACGCGACGTCAAGTCGAGGAGGAGCTCGCCAGGCCCTTCTGGCAAGTGCTTTGA
- a CDS encoding winged helix-turn-helix domain-containing tetratricopeptide repeat protein, protein MQDTRFAFGPFVLDPGAGTLLRNDDPVAVGHRGVKLLAALVERPGEILAKTELMDAAWPGTAVEEGNLTVQIAQLRKLLGRAADGGEWISTVPRIGYRFMGSIERLAGGRKPLPLPGRPSIAVLPFVNLSNDPDQDSFADGLTEDLITDLSRSGGLFVIARNSTFAYKGRAMDVRAIAEDLGVRYLLEGSARRASGRVRINAQLVDALSGEHLWAERFDRNLEDIFAVQDEVTAKIVEALLGRLRTPPSRNRPRSLEAYDLCVRARKLIDDSPQTAREAHLMLTRAVSLDPDYAEAYRWLAMNHWMGWVHWGEPIVPTRGIALDLARKAVAIDPNDAGCRWVLANLLAYERNFAEADAEFARAIELDPNEADTWATLSDITILAGRVEEGLEHIRKAFRLNPYPASWYYLTLGQAQYAAGDYEAAVETLRKDETYRTSSRRFLAASLAQLGRFDEARAEVDLFLVANPHFTTGFWATTEPFRDAATLAHFVDGFHKAGLPD, encoded by the coding sequence ATGCAGGATACACGGTTTGCCTTTGGTCCGTTCGTGCTTGATCCGGGTGCGGGAACGCTCCTGCGGAACGATGATCCGGTTGCGGTCGGGCATCGCGGCGTGAAGCTGCTTGCGGCGCTCGTGGAAAGGCCGGGCGAAATCCTCGCCAAGACCGAGCTGATGGACGCGGCCTGGCCTGGTACGGCCGTCGAGGAAGGCAATCTCACCGTACAGATCGCACAGCTCAGGAAGCTGCTCGGCCGGGCTGCCGACGGCGGCGAGTGGATTTCAACGGTTCCGCGCATCGGCTACCGTTTCATGGGCAGTATCGAGCGGCTGGCAGGCGGGCGAAAGCCGCTGCCGTTGCCGGGCCGGCCTTCGATCGCGGTGCTGCCCTTCGTCAATCTCAGCAACGATCCCGATCAGGATTCCTTCGCGGACGGGCTGACGGAGGATCTGATCACCGATCTCTCCCGGAGCGGTGGTCTGTTCGTCATCGCCCGCAATTCCACCTTTGCCTACAAGGGCAGGGCGATGGATGTACGCGCGATCGCCGAAGACCTCGGCGTGCGCTACCTCCTGGAAGGAAGCGCAAGGCGCGCCTCCGGACGCGTACGCATCAACGCCCAGCTGGTCGATGCGCTGAGCGGAGAGCACCTCTGGGCAGAACGCTTCGACCGCAACCTGGAAGACATCTTTGCCGTTCAGGACGAGGTGACGGCCAAGATCGTCGAGGCGTTGCTCGGTCGGCTGCGCACCCCGCCGTCACGCAATCGCCCCAGGAGCCTCGAGGCCTATGATCTCTGCGTTCGGGCGCGCAAGCTGATCGACGATTCGCCGCAGACCGCCCGGGAAGCGCATCTGATGCTCACTCGCGCCGTTTCGCTCGACCCTGATTATGCCGAGGCCTATCGCTGGCTCGCCATGAACCACTGGATGGGGTGGGTGCACTGGGGCGAGCCGATCGTACCGACCCGCGGCATCGCCCTGGATCTGGCGCGCAAAGCCGTCGCGATCGATCCCAACGACGCCGGTTGCCGCTGGGTGCTGGCCAATCTGCTTGCCTATGAGCGCAACTTCGCCGAGGCCGACGCGGAATTTGCCAGGGCCATCGAGCTTGACCCGAACGAAGCCGACACCTGGGCGACATTGTCCGACATCACGATCCTGGCAGGCCGGGTCGAGGAAGGGCTGGAGCACATTCGCAAGGCGTTCCGGCTGAACCCCTATCCGGCAAGCTGGTACTATCTGACACTCGGCCAGGCGCAGTATGCGGCCGGAGACTACGAAGCCGCGGTCGAGACGCTGCGCAAGGACGAAACCTACCGCACCAGCTCGCGTCGCTTCCTGGCGGCGAGCCTCGCGCAATTGGGGCGGTTCGACGAGGCACGCGCCGAGGTCGACCTGTTCCTCGTCGCCAACCCGCATTTCACGACCGGTTTCTGGGCGACGACCGAGCCGTTTCGTGACGCAGCGACGCTCGCGCACTTCGTGGACGGATTCCACAAGGCCGGCCTTCCGGACTGA
- the fabI gene encoding enoyl-ACP reductase FabI translates to MTGLMTGKRGLIMGVANNHSIAWGISKALAAQGAELAFTFQGEALGKRVKPLAAELGSDFLLPCDVEDIASVDAVIDAIKERWGKLDFIVHAIGFSDKNELKGLYADTSRDNFSRTMVISCFSFTEIAKRAAELMDEGGSMLTLTYGGSMRVMPNYNVMGVAKAALEASVRYLAADYGVRGIRVNAISAGPIRTLAGAGISDARAMLSWQQKNSPLRRTVTIDDVGSSALYLLSDLSRGVTGEIHYVDSGYNITSMPALDALRTADAE, encoded by the coding sequence ATGACGGGACTGATGACTGGAAAGCGTGGCCTCATCATGGGTGTGGCCAACAACCATTCTATTGCCTGGGGCATCTCCAAGGCGCTTGCAGCGCAAGGCGCGGAACTGGCCTTCACCTTTCAGGGCGAGGCGCTGGGTAAGCGCGTCAAGCCGCTGGCGGCCGAGCTCGGTTCCGACTTCCTGCTTCCTTGCGATGTCGAAGACATTGCGTCTGTCGATGCGGTCATCGATGCGATCAAGGAACGCTGGGGCAAGCTCGACTTCATCGTTCATGCCATCGGCTTTTCGGACAAGAACGAGCTGAAGGGCCTCTACGCCGACACCTCGCGCGACAACTTCAGCCGCACGATGGTGATCTCCTGCTTCTCCTTCACCGAGATCGCCAAGCGGGCTGCCGAACTGATGGATGAGGGCGGCTCGATGCTGACGCTCACCTATGGCGGCTCGATGCGCGTCATGCCGAACTACAACGTCATGGGTGTCGCCAAGGCAGCGCTCGAGGCGTCGGTGCGCTATCTCGCCGCCGACTATGGCGTTCGCGGCATTCGCGTCAACGCGATCTCGGCGGGCCCGATCCGCACGCTTGCCGGCGCCGGCATTTCCGACGCCCGGGCGATGCTGTCCTGGCAGCAGAAGAATTCGCCGCTGCGCCGCACCGTCACGATCGACGACGTCGGCAGCTCGGCCCTCTACCTTCTTTCGGACCTTTCGCGCGGCGTGACCGGCGAAATCCACTATGTCGATTCCGGCTACAACATTACGTCGATGCCGGCACTCGATGCGCTCAGGACCGCCGACGCAGAGTGA
- the fabB gene encoding beta-ketoacyl-ACP synthase I, with protein sequence MRRVVVTGLGIVSSIGNNADEVTASLRDAKSGITFSPDFAENGFKCQVWGAPSLDPTELVDRRAMRFLSQGGAWNHVAMKQAIADSGLEEAVIARNERTGIIMGSGGPSTRTIVEAADITRKNVSPKRIGPFAVPKAMSSTASATLATWFQIHGVNYSISSACSTSAHCIGNAAEMIQWGKQDVMFAGGHEDLDWTMSNLFDAMGAMSSKYNETPATASRAYDANRDGFVIAGGAGVLVLEELEHAKARGAKIYAEIVGYGATSDGYDMVAPSGEGAIRCMRQALSTVKGEVDYINTHGTSTPVGDSKEIGAIREVFGSKMPHIQSTKSLTGHSLGAAGVQESIYGLLMMQAGFIGESAHISELDPEFDGVPIVRKRIDNAKIDTVLSNSFGFGGTNATLVFQRYNG encoded by the coding sequence ATGAGACGGGTTGTTGTCACGGGCCTCGGCATCGTTTCCTCGATCGGGAACAATGCAGACGAAGTTACGGCGTCGTTGCGCGATGCCAAGTCGGGCATCACGTTTTCTCCCGATTTCGCCGAGAATGGCTTCAAGTGCCAGGTCTGGGGCGCGCCGTCGCTCGATCCGACCGAACTCGTCGATCGCCGTGCCATGCGCTTCCTGTCTCAGGGCGGCGCCTGGAACCACGTGGCGATGAAGCAGGCGATCGCCGACTCCGGTCTGGAAGAAGCCGTCATCGCCCGCAACGAGCGTACCGGTATCATTATGGGCTCGGGCGGACCGTCCACCCGCACCATCGTTGAAGCGGCCGACATCACCCGCAAGAACGTCAGCCCGAAGCGCATCGGCCCGTTCGCCGTTCCCAAGGCGATGTCTTCGACGGCGTCGGCGACGCTTGCCACCTGGTTCCAGATCCACGGCGTCAACTACTCGATCTCGTCGGCCTGCTCGACCTCGGCCCATTGCATCGGCAACGCCGCCGAGATGATCCAGTGGGGCAAACAGGACGTGATGTTTGCCGGGGGTCACGAAGACCTCGACTGGACCATGTCCAACCTGTTCGACGCCATGGGCGCCATGTCGTCGAAGTACAACGAAACGCCGGCGACGGCTTCGCGCGCCTATGACGCCAACCGCGACGGCTTCGTTATTGCCGGTGGCGCAGGCGTTCTCGTTCTCGAAGAACTGGAGCACGCCAAGGCCCGCGGCGCGAAGATCTACGCCGAAATCGTCGGCTACGGCGCCACCTCCGACGGCTACGACATGGTGGCTCCGTCGGGCGAAGGCGCAATCCGCTGCATGCGTCAGGCGCTCTCGACCGTGAAGGGCGAGGTCGACTACATCAACACCCACGGCACCTCCACCCCGGTTGGCGACAGCAAGGAAATCGGCGCGATCCGCGAAGTGTTCGGCAGCAAGATGCCGCACATCCAGTCGACCAAGTCGCTCACGGGTCACTCGCTCGGTGCGGCCGGCGTGCAGGAATCGATCTACGGCCTGTTGATGATGCAGGCGGGCTTCATCGGCGAAAGCGCGCATATCAGCGAGCTCGATCCGGAATTCGATGGCGTTCCGATCGTTCGCAAGCGCATCGACAATGCCAAGATCGATACGGTTCTTTCGAACTCCTTCGGCTTCGGCGGCACCAACGCAACGCTCGTCTTCCAGCGCTACAACGGATAA
- the fabA gene encoding 3-hydroxyacyl-[acyl-carrier-protein] dehydratase FabA: protein MTTRQSSFSYEEILACGRGELFGPGNAQLPLPPMLMVHRITEISETGGAFDKGYLRAEYDVRPDDWYFPCHFQGNPIMPGCLGLDGMWQLTGFYLGWLGEPGRGMALSTGEVKFKGMVRPHTKLLEYGIDFKRVMRGRLVLGTADGWLKADGETIYQATDLRVGLSKDKAE from the coding sequence ATGACGACCAGACAATCCAGCTTCAGCTATGAGGAAATCCTGGCCTGCGGCCGTGGTGAGTTGTTTGGCCCCGGCAATGCCCAGCTGCCGCTGCCGCCGATGCTGATGGTCCACCGCATCACCGAAATCTCCGAGACCGGCGGCGCCTTCGACAAGGGTTACCTGCGCGCCGAGTACGACGTGCGGCCGGACGACTGGTATTTTCCCTGCCACTTCCAGGGCAACCCGATCATGCCCGGCTGCCTCGGCCTCGATGGCATGTGGCAGCTGACCGGTTTTTACCTCGGCTGGCTCGGCGAGCCCGGCCGCGGCATGGCGCTTTCCACCGGCGAAGTGAAGTTCAAGGGCATGGTGCGTCCCCATACCAAGCTTCTCGAGTACGGCATCGACTTCAAGCGCGTCATGCGCGGACGGCTCGTGCTCGGCACGGCCGACGGCTGGCTGAAAGCCGATGGCGAGACTATCTATCAGGCAACCGACCTCCGCGTCGGCCTGTCGAAGGATAAGGCCGAGTAA